Proteins from a genomic interval of Acomys russatus chromosome 19, mAcoRus1.1, whole genome shotgun sequence:
- the LOC127202984 gene encoding major allergen I polypeptide chain 1-like, with protein sequence MKLAGALVLLGAALLLTSGGDCDVCPDIAKEAHLFLNGNVSDFVNFIKQYNSHPLLLKVAKELKTCVNNKLTEDNKKHATALLVSLLTSSRSCAWAS encoded by the exons ATGAAGCTGGCTGGAGCTCTCGTGCTGCTGGGGGCCGCCCTGCTCCTGACCTCAGGGGGAG ATTGTGACGTGTGTCCAGATATAGCAAAGGAGGCTCATCTGTTTCTTAATGGGAATGTATCCGACTTTGTTAATTTCATCAAACAATACAACTCTCACCCTTTGCTACTGAAAGTTGCTAAAGAGCTGAAGACATGTGTGAACAACAAGTTGACAGAGGACAACAAAAAGCACGCGACAGCTTTGCTGGTGAGTCTCTT AACTTCCTCCCGCAGCTGTGCTTGGGCCTCCTAA